CGCGTGCAGCTCTATGGTAACGTCGCTATCGCCACCTACACGCTGGTGGTTACTCGCTCCGACGAGGGCGGAATCCGCTTCCAAACCACCAACGAGACGCGCGTATTCGTCCGGGAGGACGGTCGCTGGATGATGGTGCACTTTCACAAGACGCCGATTTCCCAGTTCTCACCGTGAATTGGGGCGGCGCAGTCGATACACGTATGCCAGCACCTCCGCCACTGCCTGATAAAGCGCGGGGGGTATCTGCTCACCGACTTCCACCGTGCGATACAGGCTCTGCGCCAGAGGGGGGTTCTCCACAATCGGCACGCCATGTTGCAACGCGATTTCGCGGATGCGCAGCGCGATGAAGTTCATCCCCTTCGCCACGACGGTGGGCGCCGCCATCTTCTGCGAATCATACTGCAGGGCGACCGCGTAGTGGGTTGGGTTGGTGACCACCACATCTGCTTTAGGTACTGCCTGCATCATGCGGCGGCGGGCGATAGCCTGCTGGCGGGCGCGGATGCGTGATTTCACCTGCGGGTCGCCCTCCGTCTGTTTCATCTCCTGCTTGACCTCCTCTTTGGTCATGCGCAGGCTCTTTTCGTACTCCCATCGCTGGAAACCGTAGTCCAGCACCGCCAGTACCAGCATCGCCAGCCCAACCCGCCACGCTATCTTGTACAGCAACTGCCCCACCAGCATCAGCACCATCAGCGGGTCGATCTCACTGGTTCTCAGCAACATCGCCGCATCCGCCCGCACCGCCGAGAACGCCAGCCACCCAATCAGTAGCACCTTCAACAGCATCTTCGTACCTTCCACGAACGCCCGACGCGAGAACAGCCGCACGAAGCCGCTGACAGGGTTAATCCGCGCCCAGTTGGGAGCCAGCGGCTCGGCGGTGAACATCACGCCTACTTGCAGCAGGTTCACTACCACACCCACCACCATCGCCACGCCAACCACGGGCAGGAACGCCTTCGCGGCATGGCTTAAGCAACCCATCACGAATGAGAGCGCGAGCGCAGGAGAGAACTCGGTGTGGCTGAGGTTGGTCAGCGCAAAACGGATGGACTCCATCGCCCCCTGCAGCGCGCCCTCGCTGACCGCATTCAGTACCAAAACCACTGCCAAAAAAACCGCCACCGATGACAGGTCAACGGAACGGGCAACCTGTCCCCGTCGCCGTGCTTCCTGTCGGCGTCGTGGTGTAGCTTGTTCGGTGCGTTCTTCTGCAGGCATCGGTGAACCTGTGGAGACCTCATTCTCCCCTCTCCTTACCGGAGAGGGGATGGGGGTGAGGTTTCTTCACTCCGATTATCGGCAAAGCGGAGA
This region of Bacillota bacterium genomic DNA includes:
- the flhB gene encoding flagellar biosynthesis protein FlhB, which codes for MPAEERTEQATPRRRQEARRRGQVARSVDLSSVAVFLAVVLVLNAVSEGALQGAMESIRFALTNLSHTEFSPALALSFVMGCLSHAAKAFLPVVGVAMVVGVVVNLLQVGVMFTAEPLAPNWARINPVSGFVRLFSRRAFVEGTKMLLKVLLIGWLAFSAVRADAAMLLRTSEIDPLMVLMLVGQLLYKIAWRVGLAMLVLAVLDYGFQRWEYEKSLRMTKEEVKQEMKQTEGDPQVKSRIRARQQAIARRRMMQAVPKADVVVTNPTHYAVALQYDSQKMAAPTVVAKGMNFIALRIREIALQHGVPIVENPPLAQSLYRTVEVGEQIPPALYQAVAEVLAYVYRLRRPNSR